From the Streptomyces pluripotens genome, one window contains:
- a CDS encoding VOC family protein, whose translation MTAPRFAVIGVVASDLATSLAFYRRLGLVFPTGAEEQPHVEAELPGGLVLALDSEETVRSFHSRWRPPAGTGRVSLAFRCGSPTGVDALYGELVGAGYRGELEPWDAFWGQRYATVHDPDGNAVDLFAPLPATGE comes from the coding sequence ATGACTGCTCCACGATTCGCCGTGATCGGCGTGGTGGCCTCGGACCTCGCCACCTCACTCGCCTTCTACCGTCGCCTCGGACTCGTCTTCCCGACGGGGGCCGAGGAACAGCCGCATGTCGAGGCCGAGTTGCCCGGCGGGCTGGTCCTCGCGCTGGACAGCGAGGAGACCGTCCGCTCCTTCCACTCCCGGTGGCGGCCGCCCGCCGGTACCGGCCGCGTCTCGCTCGCCTTCCGGTGCGGCTCGCCGACCGGGGTCGACGCGCTGTACGGGGAACTGGTGGGCGCGGGATACCGGGGGGAACTGGAGCCCTGGGACGCCTTCTGGGGGCAGCGGTACGCCACCGTGCACGACCCGGACGGCAACGCCGTCGACCTGTTCGCCCCGCTACCCGCCACCGGCGAGTAG
- a CDS encoding carboxylesterase/lipase family protein, translating into MTADRTGPVVRTPHGSVRGRYEQGIAVFRGIPYAAPPFGPLRFRPPRPPTPWDGVRDAGAFGPTAPKPPYSEAFAHYLSDPEIPGDACLNLNVWTPEPTPVARLPVLMWLHGGALTRGSSAVPVYEGSAFARDGVVCVSVNYRLGVEGYGLFPDAPPNPGLRDQLAALRWVHQAIDAFGGDPDRITLCGQSAGAISAGALLAAPQTQGLIRRAVLQSGPPEASDRDKVRRMVRRMAARLKIPATAEAFAAVDRRLLLSTQAEVGRLSSPVLGGPAFGIVVDGDVVPRDPFTALLDGDAAPGVELLMGWTRDEYRLWLVPGGLLERVDRLGPVALAGAMARCHAGYEVPRGYRALHPDAGTAEIVGQMVTDHLLRVPLHRLADTRPGTSYVYEFAWPSGLPKLAACHALELGFVFGTGDVPESKKLAGEGAPQELRDAMHTAWVRFVTTGEPGWEAWDAAHPIRIFGDGPPYTAYGGRDAELALWSTGPTASETAPAADFRAPGAELAAAVRRLRRSTGARRR; encoded by the coding sequence ATGACGGCAGACCGGACGGGCCCAGTCGTTCGAACGCCTCACGGGTCCGTACGAGGCCGCTACGAGCAGGGGATCGCGGTGTTCCGCGGCATCCCGTACGCCGCCCCACCCTTCGGCCCTCTGAGGTTCCGCCCGCCCCGGCCGCCCACGCCCTGGGACGGTGTGCGCGACGCCGGCGCCTTCGGACCGACCGCGCCGAAACCCCCCTATTCCGAGGCCTTCGCCCACTACCTGTCCGATCCGGAGATCCCCGGCGACGCCTGCCTCAACCTGAACGTATGGACCCCCGAGCCGACTCCCGTCGCCCGCCTCCCCGTCCTCATGTGGCTGCACGGCGGCGCACTGACCAGAGGATCTTCCGCCGTTCCCGTGTACGAGGGCAGTGCCTTCGCCCGGGACGGCGTCGTCTGCGTCTCGGTCAACTACCGGCTGGGAGTGGAAGGGTACGGACTGTTCCCGGACGCACCCCCCAATCCCGGTCTGCGCGACCAGCTCGCCGCGCTGCGGTGGGTGCACCAGGCCATCGATGCCTTCGGAGGCGATCCGGACCGGATCACCCTGTGCGGTCAGTCGGCCGGCGCGATCAGCGCCGGCGCCCTGCTCGCCGCCCCCCAGACCCAGGGCCTGATCCGGCGCGCGGTGCTGCAAAGCGGACCACCGGAGGCATCTGACCGCGACAAGGTGCGACGCATGGTGCGCCGCATGGCCGCCCGGCTCAAGATTCCCGCCACCGCCGAGGCCTTCGCCGCCGTCGACCGGCGCCTGCTGCTGTCCACCCAGGCCGAGGTGGGTCGGCTCAGCAGCCCGGTACTGGGCGGACCCGCGTTCGGCATCGTCGTGGACGGCGACGTCGTCCCCCGTGACCCGTTCACGGCACTGCTCGATGGTGACGCCGCCCCGGGTGTGGAACTGCTCATGGGCTGGACCCGGGACGAGTACCGGTTATGGCTGGTACCCGGCGGGCTGCTGGAGCGCGTCGACCGGCTCGGCCCGGTCGCCCTGGCCGGAGCCATGGCCCGCTGCCACGCCGGGTACGAGGTGCCGCGCGGCTACCGCGCCCTGCATCCCGATGCCGGTACCGCCGAGATCGTCGGCCAGATGGTCACCGACCATCTGCTGCGCGTCCCGCTGCACCGGCTCGCCGACACCCGGCCCGGCACCTCCTACGTCTATGAGTTCGCCTGGCCCTCCGGCCTGCCCAAACTAGCCGCCTGCCACGCCCTGGAACTGGGGTTCGTCTTCGGCACCGGGGACGTACCGGAATCGAAGAAGCTGGCCGGGGAGGGTGCTCCGCAGGAACTGCGTGATGCCATGCACACGGCCTGGGTGCGGTTCGTGACGACAGGGGAACCAGGCTGGGAGGCCTGGGACGCCGCGCATCCCATACGGATCTTCGGCGACGGTCCACCGTATACCGCATACGGTGGACGGGATGCGGAGCTCGCCTTGTGGTCGACCGGCCCCACCGCTTCGGAAACGGCACCTGCCGCCGACTTCAGGGCCCCCGGAGCCGAACTGGCGGCAGCGGTAAGGCGCCTGCGCCGGTCCACCGGAGCCCGGCGCCGCTGA
- a CDS encoding TetR/AcrR family transcriptional regulator — protein MARAGLSAERVIAAAAELADDAGFDGVTLSALARHFGVKDASLYSHVRGLDDLRGRLALHAGGELIDRIAVAVAGRAGKEALAAFAGAYRSYALEHPGRYAATQIRIDQSLIVDSPTLRRTAEITYGMLRGYGLREPDLTDAVRLLRSTFHGYCALESAGGFGADRDVQASWDKAIEALHLTLAHWPCESGAGTETR, from the coding sequence ATGGCCCGAGCGGGTCTCAGTGCCGAGCGTGTCATCGCAGCCGCCGCCGAACTCGCGGACGACGCGGGCTTCGACGGTGTCACCCTGTCCGCGCTGGCCCGCCACTTCGGCGTGAAGGACGCGAGCCTCTACTCACACGTTCGCGGCCTCGACGACCTGCGCGGACGGCTCGCGCTGCACGCGGGCGGCGAGCTGATCGACCGGATCGCGGTGGCCGTGGCCGGACGCGCGGGCAAGGAAGCACTGGCCGCCTTCGCCGGCGCCTACCGCAGCTACGCCTTGGAACACCCGGGCCGGTACGCGGCCACCCAGATCCGTATCGACCAGTCCCTGATCGTCGACTCCCCAACCCTGCGCCGCACCGCAGAGATCACCTACGGCATGCTGCGCGGCTACGGTCTCCGCGAACCCGACCTGACGGACGCCGTACGGCTGCTGCGCAGCACCTTCCACGGCTACTGCGCCCTGGAGTCCGCCGGCGGCTTCGGTGCGGACCGGGACGTACAGGCCTCCTGGGACAAGGCGATCGAAGCCCTGCACCTGACCCTCGCACACTGGCCGTGCGAGTCCGGAGCCGGGACGGAGACACGATGA
- a CDS encoding DUF817 domain-containing protein produces the protein MRRTMKGLGHATLQWVRFGVVQARCCAFAVALLAGVAVSGLLPRLPVARYDLVLVYGVLLTLLARKVGWESRHDTVVIAVCHVVGLLFELVKVHLGSWSYPEHALTKIAGVPLYGGFMYAAVASYVCRARRLLRLRYTRYRATITTLVATAIYVNFLTHHWIPDMRWPLAVAMIAATFGSRVGFTVGGHRYGMPLAVSFALIGFFLWVAENAATYAGAWSYPQQLDGWQPVPLTKFGAWSLLISVTFVLVEHLTPVRPGTCPGRPVPPPRQEVVSDSFKTD, from the coding sequence ATGCGCCGCACGATGAAGGGGCTGGGCCACGCCACGCTGCAGTGGGTGCGGTTCGGGGTGGTTCAGGCCCGCTGCTGTGCCTTCGCCGTGGCGCTCCTCGCGGGCGTCGCGGTCTCCGGGCTGCTGCCACGCCTGCCGGTGGCACGCTACGACCTGGTGTTGGTCTACGGCGTACTGCTCACCCTCCTCGCCCGGAAGGTGGGCTGGGAGTCCCGGCACGACACCGTCGTGATCGCCGTGTGCCACGTGGTGGGGCTGCTGTTCGAGCTGGTCAAGGTACATCTCGGGTCGTGGAGTTACCCGGAGCACGCACTCACCAAGATCGCGGGGGTGCCGTTGTACGGGGGTTTCATGTACGCGGCGGTCGCCAGCTATGTGTGCCGGGCCAGACGGCTGCTGCGACTGCGCTACACCAGATACCGGGCCACCATCACGACCCTCGTGGCCACCGCTATCTACGTCAATTTCCTCACTCACCACTGGATTCCCGATATGCGCTGGCCGTTGGCGGTGGCGATGATCGCCGCGACCTTCGGGTCCCGGGTGGGTTTCACCGTCGGCGGCCACCGCTACGGCATGCCGCTGGCGGTCTCCTTCGCCTTGATCGGGTTCTTCCTCTGGGTCGCCGAGAACGCCGCCACCTATGCGGGCGCCTGGAGTTACCCGCAGCAGCTCGACGGCTGGCAGCCAGTGCCGCTGACCAAGTTCGGCGCCTGGTCCCTGCTGATCAGCGTGACGTTCGTGCTCGTCGAACACCTCACCCCCGTACGGCCGGGCACCTGCCCCGGACGCCCGGTGCCACCCCCGCGCCAGGAGGTGGTGTCCGATTCCTTCAAGACCGACTGA
- a CDS encoding glycosyltransferase family 39 protein, which yields MSQAPRTAGHRGAQRATSPGAPARPHSGSESQPRRRIPWLALVAAAYAAAQLAFVVPHLGLGWDETVYVSQVDPRHPAAYFSAPRSRGISWLTAPVLAVTDSTLVLRIVLALLSAAALYAVYRLWYRLLGPRRTALAALLFAGLWTTVLYGPQAMPNLWVALAAVAAAGCFLYSVRPSAPRRVLLGLSATVAVATLFRFSDGVWLALPLLAACVAVPRWRRPAPAIALLAGLAAGGAEWVVEAYVRWGGVSNRLHTASATEGGMGAHWAGAMAWHSLNGPLLCRPCRAPLTHPALTLWWLALPVLTLAACVLARRTGRAAVTWLPSALAAALAVPYLVLIDYSAPRFLLPAYALLALPLAALAARSVRAARSAPGRALALGAGSAVLVLHLGSQYTVLQHNAAAARATADRYRTLADDLHHLGLHSPCLVSGKHAPPIGYYAGCASANIGGNNRNTTVHALTRRAAREPTAVLARTASGPPRYARAWGAHPLPGTGFTAYLPLPQGSGTTVGRKPTGHSGARGSVHGAPRR from the coding sequence GTGTCCCAGGCACCTCGCACTGCCGGGCACCGCGGTGCTCAGCGTGCGACCTCACCAGGCGCCCCCGCACGGCCGCACAGCGGGTCGGAGAGCCAGCCGCGCCGCCGGATTCCGTGGCTCGCTCTGGTCGCAGCCGCCTACGCGGCGGCCCAACTCGCCTTCGTCGTCCCTCACCTCGGCCTCGGCTGGGACGAGACGGTGTACGTCTCCCAGGTCGACCCGCGTCACCCCGCCGCCTACTTCAGTGCACCGCGCTCACGCGGCATCAGCTGGCTGACCGCCCCCGTCCTCGCCGTCACCGACTCCACCCTGGTGCTCCGGATCGTCCTCGCCCTGTTGTCCGCCGCCGCCCTGTATGCGGTGTACCGGCTCTGGTACCGGCTTCTCGGTCCCCGCCGGACCGCGCTCGCCGCGCTACTGTTCGCCGGTCTGTGGACCACCGTGCTCTACGGGCCGCAAGCCATGCCCAACCTGTGGGTCGCCCTGGCGGCGGTGGCCGCGGCGGGATGTTTCCTGTACTCCGTGCGGCCCAGCGCACCACGACGCGTGCTCCTGGGACTTTCCGCCACCGTCGCGGTCGCCACCCTCTTCCGCTTCTCCGACGGGGTCTGGCTCGCCCTGCCCCTGCTGGCGGCCTGCGTGGCCGTCCCGCGCTGGCGGCGTCCGGCACCGGCAATCGCCCTGCTCGCCGGACTCGCAGCGGGCGGTGCCGAATGGGTCGTGGAGGCGTACGTCCGCTGGGGCGGGGTAAGCAACCGGCTGCACACCGCCAGCGCCACCGAGGGCGGCATGGGCGCGCACTGGGCCGGCGCAATGGCCTGGCACAGCCTGAACGGCCCCCTGCTATGCCGCCCCTGCCGTGCCCCGCTCACCCACCCGGCCCTCACCCTGTGGTGGCTGGCTCTGCCTGTCCTCACCCTCGCCGCATGCGTACTCGCCCGGCGCACCGGCCGAGCCGCGGTCACCTGGCTGCCGTCCGCCCTGGCCGCTGCCCTGGCCGTGCCCTACCTCGTCCTCATCGACTACTCCGCGCCACGCTTCCTGCTGCCTGCCTACGCACTGCTCGCCCTGCCCCTGGCTGCCCTGGCGGCCCGCAGCGTGCGGGCCGCCCGCTCCGCCCCGGGCCGCGCTCTGGCCCTCGGCGCGGGGAGCGCGGTACTCGTCCTGCACCTGGGTTCGCAGTACACGGTCCTGCAGCACAATGCGGCAGCGGCCCGGGCCACCGCCGACCGCTACCGCACCCTCGCCGACGATCTGCACCACCTCGGTTTGCACTCGCCGTGCCTGGTCAGCGGCAAGCACGCCCCGCCCATCGGCTACTACGCCGGCTGCGCCTCCGCCAACATCGGCGGCAACAACCGCAACACCACCGTCCACGCCCTCACGCGACGCGCCGCCCGCGAGCCCACCGCCGTCCTGGCCAGGACGGCTTCCGGGCCCCCGCGCTACGCCCGCGCCTGGGGCGCGCACCCACTGCCGGGCACCGGCTTCACCGCCTATCTGCCCCTTCCGCAGGGATCCGGGACGACGGTCGGCCGCAAACCCACCGGCCACTCCGGTGCCCGAGGGAGCGTCCACGGCGCCCCGCGTCGGTGA
- a CDS encoding isocitrate lyase/PEP mutase family protein, which yields MTYGKKLRERIAGPGTTPLIGVYDMYSASIAAKHYDGMFVSGFGFAASYYGLPDIGFIAWPDMVAFVQRLRGAFPHHHLLVDIDDGYVDPEVACHVVEGLERIGASGVILEDQKRPRRCGHADGKQVLPLEEYLEKLDKVLKTRRDLVVVARTDATDEHDILHRAERLAATDADVVLVDGVRSIEWIERIRDVVGDKPLLFNQIAGGKSPRLSLGELSRLGIDVAIYSTPCLFAAHEAMDAALTGLKDADGRLPEVDPASGVGVQASTSLLERNIGHKRLSPEGVGVGV from the coding sequence TTGACTTACGGCAAGAAGCTGCGCGAGCGCATCGCCGGGCCCGGGACCACACCGCTGATCGGCGTGTACGACATGTACTCGGCGTCGATCGCGGCCAAGCACTACGACGGAATGTTCGTCTCGGGCTTCGGCTTCGCAGCCTCGTACTACGGGCTGCCCGACATCGGTTTCATCGCCTGGCCCGACATGGTGGCCTTCGTCCAGCGACTGCGGGGCGCGTTCCCGCACCACCACCTGCTGGTTGACATCGACGACGGTTACGTCGACCCGGAGGTCGCGTGCCACGTCGTCGAAGGACTGGAACGCATCGGCGCCTCCGGCGTGATCCTGGAGGACCAGAAGCGCCCCCGCCGCTGCGGACACGCCGACGGCAAGCAAGTGCTGCCGCTGGAGGAATACCTGGAGAAGCTGGACAAGGTCCTCAAGACCCGCCGGGACCTGGTCGTCGTGGCCCGCACGGACGCCACCGACGAACACGACATCCTGCACCGCGCCGAGCGGCTGGCCGCGACCGATGCCGACGTGGTCCTCGTCGACGGCGTGCGCAGCATCGAGTGGATCGAACGCATCCGCGACGTGGTCGGGGACAAGCCGCTGCTGTTCAACCAGATCGCCGGAGGCAAGTCGCCCCGTCTGTCCCTGGGCGAACTCTCCCGCCTCGGCATCGACGTCGCGATCTACAGCACCCCCTGCCTGTTCGCCGCGCACGAGGCCATGGACGCGGCCCTCACCGGTCTGAAGGACGCCGATGGCCGACTGCCGGAGGTGGACCCGGCGAGCGGGGTCGGTGTGCAGGCGTCCACCAGCCTGCTGGAGCGCAACATCGGCCACAAGCGGCTCAGCCCCGAGGGCGTGGGCGTGGGCGTGTGA
- a CDS encoding alpha/beta fold hydrolase: MTDTTAPVGPTPPTGPLPYAYDVTGSGPVLLVMPGGAGHPMGLEPLTEWLAADFTVVTYDPLGLAHGRLGRPVPEQLVARWSDGAHRVLETVLPKGESAYVFGTSSGGVAALDLLARHPGRLAHVVAHEPPCVTLLPDGPERRAELIGQLDGPKRPPAQGESATPMGVFLAHVLRPFTAHVPAFTAPSGRLTVAVGTDSRGQLLHRTGRFLAERLGGALTEFPGGHLGALDHPAEFADLLATTLGSSTGLSV; the protein is encoded by the coding sequence ATGACCGACACGACCGCTCCTGTCGGCCCGACCCCTCCGACCGGCCCGCTCCCGTACGCCTACGACGTCACGGGCAGCGGCCCCGTGCTGCTGGTCATGCCGGGCGGGGCCGGGCATCCGATGGGTCTGGAGCCGCTGACCGAGTGGTTGGCGGCCGACTTCACCGTAGTCACGTACGACCCGCTCGGCCTCGCTCACGGCCGGCTCGGCCGGCCGGTTCCCGAGCAACTGGTGGCGCGCTGGAGCGACGGCGCGCACCGGGTACTGGAGACGGTGCTGCCCAAGGGTGAGTCGGCGTACGTCTTCGGAACCAGCTCCGGCGGTGTCGCGGCCCTGGACCTGCTCGCCCGGCACCCGGGGCGGCTGGCTCATGTGGTCGCACACGAGCCGCCCTGCGTGACGCTGCTGCCGGACGGACCGGAGCGTCGGGCGGAGCTGATCGGGCAGCTGGACGGTCCCAAACGTCCGCCCGCGCAGGGCGAGTCGGCGACTCCGATGGGTGTCTTCCTGGCCCACGTGCTGCGTCCGTTCACCGCGCACGTGCCCGCCTTCACCGCTCCCTCCGGTCGGCTCACGGTCGCCGTCGGTACCGACTCACGTGGCCAACTCTTGCACCGCACAGGCAGATTCCTCGCAGAGCGGCTCGGCGGCGCGTTGACGGAGTTTCCTGGCGGGCACCTCGGCGCCCTGGATCATCCGGCGGAGTTCGCCGACCTGCTCGCCACGACACTTGGCTCCAGCACCGGACTGTCCGTGTAG
- a CDS encoding glycoside hydrolase family 2 TIM barrel-domain containing protein — MSFHHRTALDYVEDTSPGTGMLPPRAWYATSDSTSLSLNGSWRFRLSPTADAEDDSFTEEGYDASDWTEVAVPGHWGLQGHGSPIYTNHLYPFPVDPPHVPTENPTGDHLRVFDLPQDWPGLTEGGAVLRFDGVESCARVWLNGTVLGDFKGSRLPHEFAVGHLLKSVGNVLAVRVHQWSAGSYLEDQDQWWLPGIFRDVTLLHRPTGCVLDFFVHASYDHRSGTGTLRVDSDVDGRVTVADLAIDVKTGEAVTVPVEPWSAETPRLYDGVLVTEGERVPLLIGFRTVELSDGLMKVNGTPILLKGVNRHEWHPHKGRALDLATMREDVLLMKRHNINAVRTSHYPPHPAFLDLCDELGLWVVDECDLETHGFTEQGWRDNPVDDDHWTPALLDRAARLVERDKNHPSVIVWSLGNEAGTGRGLTAMAEWIHERDSTRLIHYEGDLNCRDTDLYARMYADHAEVERIGRGLDGGPRRRRRLPFILCEYAHAMGNGPGGLAAYQRLFERYERLQGGFVWEWIDHGIAHPDLGYAYGGDFGEELHDGNFVCDGLLFPDRQPSPGLVEYKKVIEPVSITGDGTSGTVRVSNKYDFVDLSGLAFSWSYRVEGEAVGSGTLSVPPLAPGESADVHLPEPPPGAPAGEAHWTVCAGLADDTRWAPQGHVVAWGQLTVSGRRAPYVATTARPVSGDAVITLGPGTFDAGTGSLRAVGGVAVSDLRLDVWRATTDNDDGAAWQTDLRYGPLWRRLGLHRVQHRLDAVEIGEDALTVRTRVAPAAREVALSTVYRWTSDGDRLRLTVSVTPRGDWRVPLPRLGIRLGLTAADRVQWFGGGPGEAYPDTRMAAVVDRWQSTVDRMQTPYVRPQENGARIDVRWAELGGLRIEGDPAFFLTARRWTTEQLDAAAHRTDLVPGNSVWVNLDHAQHGIGSQSCGPGPLPQYHLRAEPAEFALVFSSTPVTG, encoded by the coding sequence ATGTCCTTCCATCACCGCACCGCCCTTGACTACGTCGAGGACACATCACCGGGTACCGGAATGCTCCCACCGCGTGCCTGGTATGCCACCTCGGACTCCACATCCCTTTCCCTGAACGGAAGTTGGCGTTTCAGACTGTCACCGACAGCCGATGCCGAGGACGACTCCTTCACGGAGGAGGGGTACGACGCCAGCGACTGGACAGAGGTCGCGGTCCCCGGTCACTGGGGTCTGCAGGGGCACGGCTCCCCCATCTACACCAATCACCTCTATCCGTTCCCGGTCGACCCGCCGCACGTCCCGACCGAGAACCCGACCGGTGATCACCTGCGTGTCTTCGACCTGCCCCAGGACTGGCCGGGGTTGACCGAGGGCGGTGCCGTACTGCGCTTCGACGGGGTGGAGTCCTGTGCTCGGGTATGGCTGAACGGGACGGTCCTCGGTGACTTCAAGGGATCCCGACTCCCGCACGAATTCGCGGTCGGCCACCTGCTGAAGTCCGTGGGCAATGTGCTGGCGGTGCGCGTCCACCAGTGGTCCGCGGGCTCCTACCTGGAGGACCAGGACCAATGGTGGCTGCCCGGTATCTTCCGGGACGTCACCCTGCTGCACCGCCCCACCGGCTGCGTCCTCGACTTCTTCGTACACGCCTCCTACGACCACCGTTCCGGAACCGGTACCCTGCGCGTCGACTCCGACGTGGACGGCCGGGTCACCGTCGCGGACCTCGCGATCGACGTCAAGACCGGCGAGGCGGTGACCGTACCGGTCGAGCCGTGGTCCGCGGAGACGCCGAGGCTGTACGACGGAGTGCTGGTCACCGAAGGCGAGCGGGTACCACTGCTCATCGGCTTCCGGACCGTGGAACTGTCGGACGGACTGATGAAGGTCAACGGCACGCCCATACTCCTCAAGGGCGTCAACCGGCACGAGTGGCATCCGCACAAGGGTCGTGCCCTGGACCTCGCGACCATGCGCGAGGACGTGCTGCTGATGAAACGACACAACATCAACGCCGTCCGCACCTCGCACTACCCTCCGCATCCGGCCTTCCTCGACCTGTGCGACGAGCTGGGACTGTGGGTCGTCGACGAATGCGACCTGGAGACGCACGGCTTCACCGAGCAGGGCTGGCGGGACAACCCCGTCGACGACGACCACTGGACCCCGGCTCTACTCGACCGCGCGGCCCGTCTGGTCGAGCGGGACAAGAACCACCCCTCGGTCATCGTCTGGTCCCTCGGCAACGAGGCGGGCACCGGCCGGGGCCTCACCGCCATGGCCGAGTGGATCCACGAACGCGACTCCACACGCCTGATCCACTACGAGGGCGACCTCAACTGCCGTGACACGGACCTGTACGCGCGGATGTACGCCGACCACGCCGAGGTCGAGCGGATCGGGCGCGGTCTGGACGGCGGCCCCCGCAGGCGCCGCCGGCTTCCCTTCATCCTGTGCGAGTACGCGCACGCCATGGGCAACGGGCCCGGCGGACTCGCCGCCTACCAGCGACTGTTCGAACGGTACGAACGGCTTCAAGGCGGCTTCGTCTGGGAGTGGATCGACCACGGCATCGCACATCCTGACCTTGGCTATGCCTACGGCGGCGACTTCGGTGAGGAACTGCACGACGGCAACTTCGTCTGTGACGGCCTGCTCTTCCCGGACCGGCAGCCCTCGCCTGGCCTCGTCGAGTACAAGAAGGTGATCGAGCCGGTCTCCATCACGGGTGACGGCACCTCCGGGACGGTCCGCGTGAGCAACAAGTACGACTTCGTCGACCTGTCCGGACTGGCCTTCTCGTGGTCGTACCGAGTCGAAGGGGAGGCCGTGGGGTCAGGGACCCTGTCGGTGCCGCCACTGGCGCCCGGAGAGTCGGCCGACGTGCACTTGCCTGAACCGCCGCCCGGAGCGCCGGCCGGCGAAGCCCACTGGACTGTCTGCGCGGGGCTCGCGGATGACACCCGGTGGGCGCCCCAGGGTCACGTCGTCGCCTGGGGCCAGCTCACGGTGTCCGGCCGGCGGGCGCCGTACGTCGCCACGACAGCCCGGCCGGTGTCCGGCGACGCAGTGATCACTCTGGGACCCGGCACCTTCGATGCCGGCACGGGTTCCCTGAGGGCGGTCGGCGGCGTGGCCGTATCCGATCTGCGGCTGGACGTGTGGCGAGCCACCACCGACAACGACGACGGTGCAGCCTGGCAGACCGACCTGCGCTACGGCCCGCTGTGGCGCAGGCTCGGCCTGCACCGCGTGCAGCACCGCCTGGACGCGGTGGAGATCGGCGAGGACGCGTTGACGGTCCGTACCCGGGTTGCGCCGGCCGCTCGGGAGGTGGCCCTGTCGACGGTGTACCGCTGGACATCGGACGGCGATCGTCTGCGGTTGACCGTATCCGTGACCCCGAGGGGCGACTGGCGGGTGCCGCTGCCCCGCCTCGGGATCCGCCTCGGATTGACTGCAGCCGACCGTGTGCAGTGGTTCGGCGGAGGGCCCGGCGAGGCGTATCCGGACACCAGGATGGCGGCTGTGGTCGACCGTTGGCAGTCGACGGTAGATCGTATGCAAACGCCCTACGTCCGCCCCCAGGAGAACGGCGCCCGCATCGACGTCCGCTGGGCGGAACTGGGCGGCCTGCGCATCGAGGGTGACCCGGCGTTCTTCCTCACAGCCCGCCGCTGGACCACGGAGCAGTTGGACGCAGCGGCCCACCGTACCGACCTGGTACCCGGCAACTCGGTCTGGGTCAACCTCGACCACGCCCAGCACGGCATCGGCTCCCAGTCGTGCGGGCCCGGTCCACTGCCCCAGTACCACCTGCGCGCCGAACCGGCCGAGTTCGCACTCGTCTTCTCCTCGACTCCCGTGACCGGTTGA
- a CDS encoding DUF1330 domain-containing protein, with product MTAYVIADVQLTGDAAELAEYRSKVVATLRPYGGRYLARGGEVDIVEGAWAPGQIVLVEFPDMAAARAWNESAEYQAIAPLRIRNTDSRRLIVQGL from the coding sequence ATGACCGCTTACGTGATCGCAGATGTGCAGCTGACCGGTGACGCCGCGGAATTGGCCGAGTACCGCTCCAAGGTCGTCGCGACGCTGCGGCCGTACGGCGGTAGGTACCTCGCCCGGGGCGGTGAGGTCGACATCGTCGAGGGCGCTTGGGCGCCCGGGCAGATCGTGCTCGTGGAGTTTCCGGACATGGCTGCCGCGCGGGCATGGAACGAGTCCGCGGAATATCAGGCGATCGCTCCGCTGCGCATCCGCAACACGGACAGCAGACGGCTGATCGTTCAGGGCCTGTGA
- the mmuM gene encoding homocysteine S-methyltransferase: protein MTSDSSPRFAGVLARGNLVLDGGLSNQLESAGYDLSDELWSARLLAEQPAAVTGAHLAYFLAGADVAITASYQATFEGFAKRGIGRDEGARLLALSVDLAREAARQARHAGVERPLWVAASVGPYGAMLADGSEYRGRYGMTVDELERFHRPRIEALAAAAPDVLALETVPDADEAAALIRAVHGLEVPAWLSYTVDGRRTRAGQPLEHAFALAAGVDEVVAVGVNCCAPRDVEPAVRIAARVTGKPVVVYPNSGEAWDAKARTWTGGMTFGAGQVETWREAGARLIGGCCRVGPEAIALIASDVR from the coding sequence ATGACCAGCGATTCTTCCCCCCGTTTTGCCGGAGTCCTGGCTCGCGGGAACCTCGTGCTGGACGGCGGCCTGTCCAACCAGCTGGAGTCTGCCGGGTACGACCTGAGCGACGAGCTGTGGTCGGCACGGTTGCTCGCAGAGCAGCCCGCAGCGGTGACCGGGGCGCACCTCGCCTACTTCCTCGCAGGCGCGGATGTGGCCATCACCGCCAGCTACCAGGCCACCTTCGAGGGCTTCGCGAAGCGCGGCATCGGCCGGGACGAGGGCGCGCGGCTGCTCGCGCTGAGCGTGGATCTGGCGCGTGAGGCTGCCCGACAGGCCCGGCATGCGGGGGTGGAGCGCCCGTTGTGGGTCGCGGCCTCGGTGGGGCCGTATGGGGCGATGCTCGCGGACGGCTCCGAGTACCGGGGCCGGTACGGGATGACTGTCGACGAGCTGGAGCGGTTCCACCGACCCCGCATCGAGGCGTTGGCCGCCGCCGCGCCGGACGTCCTGGCACTGGAGACGGTGCCGGACGCCGACGAGGCCGCGGCACTCATCAGGGCGGTGCACGGGTTGGAGGTACCGGCGTGGCTGTCGTACACCGTCGACGGTCGGCGCACCCGTGCCGGTCAGCCTCTGGAGCACGCGTTCGCTCTCGCCGCCGGCGTGGATGAGGTGGTCGCGGTGGGAGTGAATTGCTGCGCGCCAAGAGACGTGGAGCCGGCGGTGAGGATTGCCGCCCGGGTCACCGGGAAGCCAGTCGTGGTGTATCCCAACAGCGGTGAGGCCTGGGACGCGAAGGCGCGCACCTGGACGGGGGGTATGACCTTCGGCGCCGGACAGGTCGAGACGTGGCGCGAGGCGGGGGCGCGGTTGATCGGGGGGTGCTGCCGGGTGGGACCGGAGGCGATTGCCTTGATCGCCTCCGACGTGAGGTGA